The following DNA comes from Triticum aestivum cultivar Chinese Spring chromosome 3D, IWGSC CS RefSeq v2.1, whole genome shotgun sequence.
AGAATGGGAGAAATGGACTTGCGTCCTACTTATAGCTTGTCACGTAAAATCAGGAGTTGGTCAGTGTGCACCACACCGAAAGGGCGTGTTCCATCCATCCTCATGCCCATGCTCATGGGACCAAGCAGAAGAACAGCTACCGCTGTGACTCGACATCGCCTCCTTCCCTGTTCTCATTCTGTTGGTGTTGGCCCTCGGGGCCAGCCTCAGGAGATGCCGCCGTTGAGCCGCCCAGCTCGGACTTGCAGAGAGGGCACAGCGCGTTGATCTTGAGCCACTTGTCGATGCATTCCATGTGAAAGACGTGCCCGCAGGGAAGCTCTCGCAGATCTTCGTTGTTCGAGAACCTTGACAAACAGATGCAGCAAACCTGAAAGAGCCCAGAGGATCACAGGTATCAACTAGCCGTGGACATGGTGTGCACAAGATCATCCCACACTTGATGAGCGTAAACGGAAAACAGGTGGAAACTCACGGCGTCTTCCGCGGAAATAGTCCGCTCCTTGTCGGTTCCAGATGCCAGAACCCCGCCATTGTCTTCCCCCACTTCTCCTCCGTCGCGGATCCTCATCGACTTGTACTTGTACGCCACCAGCGTGTTGATTACTTCTGCGGTAGCGCCTTTGTTCATATCCAGATCCTCGTGGAAGCCTACCATGGAGATTATGCAGGGCAGGCAGCAGCATATCATCGTGCACAGGATGAAAGGCAGTGCATAGCCGATGAAGCCGAATGCAAGGAACACTATACACAGCCTGAAAAATGGTTACAAACAAATAAGCAAGGTACATCCGAGGTGAAAGGAACGTGGCATGGCAGCACCTAGCAACACACACCTGTACAAGTTAGGAGCGTCATGGACGGAAGAGCGGCCACCGAATATCCACACATTCCCCACAACAAACCACACGGCGAAGAAACAATCCAAGGCCAACTTCAAGCACGCAACCAATGCGTAGACCCTACAAGTAAAAAAATAAATCTTGTTACTTCGTAACTTTAAACATCAGGAAGAATTCAAAACATTGCATCTCATCCAGGAGCAGAGTAAAATGATCTAATGTACGTATTAGGCAATCCTGAAAGACCTAATGTTTACTCTCATTATTAGTTATGCAGAAGCTGCCAAATCATCATAGCTAAACTGCTCGTGGAGGTGGTTCAGTCGAAGAGGTTATTTTTTCACGGGGAAGAAAATGTTACCTTGGACTTGCAATCGGGAAATTGTTTCTTGGGACTCCAGTATTGTTATCTTCGTTTACAGCTTCCGACGCATGAGCAGATGAAATTGCTGCAAAAGAATCAGACTCGGATATGTTCCTTTGAGATGAACCCTGCGCTGATGGTTCTTGCTCGATATTCTGGCAATTGCGATGGAGATAGCGCCAATAAAGATGTGGAATTGTAGCAACACAGCCTATTATATAGCCAACAACCCACTCAAA
Coding sequences within:
- the LOC123077539 gene encoding E3 ubiquitin-protein ligase At1g12760, with amino-acid sequence MDHPGNVTRHDHTIDIPRNDLMSPSTSRPDSHNQLDELNRNRGPSNEVPPVPESSGTTGMPDFQSASFVRRDQVNRQQNPLNSGLWISIELIVNVSQIIAAVTVLSVSRNEHPRAPLFEWVVGYIIGCVATIPHLYWRYLHRNCQNIEQEPSAQGSSQRNISESDSFAAISSAHASEAVNEDNNTGVPRNNFPIASPRVYALVACLKLALDCFFAVWFVVGNVWIFGGRSSVHDAPNLYRLCIVFLAFGFIGYALPFILCTMICCCLPCIISMVGFHEDLDMNKGATAEVINTLVAYKYKSMRIRDGGEVGEDNGGVLASGTDKERTISAEDAVCCICLSRFSNNEDLRELPCGHVFHMECIDKWLKINALCPLCKSELGGSTAASPEAGPEGQHQQNENREGGDVESQR